TTTTCCGGAGCCGGAAGGTCCCATCAATGCAACATATTCTCCTTTATTTATTTGTAAATCAATACCTTTTAGTACATATACAATTTCGTTTCCGAGCACAAAATCTCGTTTAATATTGGTTATTTTTATTAGTGGTTTTGCCATCGGAATTTGCTGTTGCAGATTTATGTTTTTTAGATTTTAAAAGTACAAAAGACTTTTGAATTAATCATAAGTAGCTTAAAATACATTTTTGTTACATTTCTCTTGGTGTAAAAAAGGTAGTTTGATATGACTGGATTTGATATGACCGGTTTTTTAAATGGAGACAGACACAATCCTACACTACTTATTTTTATTTCATAATTAACACGATTGTTTTCATAATTTTTGGTTATCTATTGAATATCAGGTGTGTCAAATTACATTTACCGTGGTAATCATTTAAAATTAGAAAATTATGAAAAATACAAAATTGTTTTTAGGAATTGCGTTAGTCGCTTTAGGGTTTGCTTCTTGTAAGGATGAAAAAGAAACAGAAGCTCAAAAAACGGTTGACACCTATGTAATGTATGTCGATTCGTTAGGTAATGTTGCTTCATTAGACGCAAAGGGAAACTGGCAGGCTATTGATGCCGATTATCAAATGAGAAGCGTTGAGGCAGATGCTGCTTTGGCAAACTTGAAAGATAAAATTGCAGCTCAGGAACGTATTGATGCCAGCAGAGCAAAATACCTGGAATTGAAAGCTAAAGTAGAAGCAGATTTAACTGCTGATCAACCGGCTGCAGTGGTTAATCCTAAACAACAATTGCGTAATGCTTTATTTGGCGAAGGTAAAATAGGGGATGATATGAACTTTAACTGGGTAAATGCATCGAATATTCACCGTGTATACCAACAGTTTATTCATACTGCTGAAGACCGTAAAGACAGCTATTCTCGTGAAGATTGGGATGAAGTAAAATTGATGTATGAAGCATTAGACAGTCGTAAAAATACAGTAGAAAAAGAAGGACTTACCGCTGAAGATAACAGAAAAATTGCAGGTTTGAAATTTAAATTTGCACCAATGTTGAAACTAAACAGAATGGGAGCAAAATCAGAAGAAATGAAAGAAGCTAAACAATAAACAATTAACTAATTCAATGAGAAAGCGACAGTCAGTAATGGCTGTCGCTTTTTTTTATGCTAAAGAATTTCGGATTTAGAGTAGAACTTTAGCTTAGTTTGTTATTTTGTAAATCTTTGTAATGTCTTTTAATATCTCATCAAAATCTATTTTTAGGTCGACTAATTTTCCGGTATGAATATCAAAAATCCAACCATAAACTTTTAAATTCCGTTCTGTATTTGCTTTTTGAACTTCGGCAGTTTTAATGACATTGATGCATTGTTCCTGCACATTCAATTCTACTAATCGTTTGTATTTTTCGCCTTCGTCTGATATCGAATCAAGTTCTTTTCTGTGAATTCGGTACACATCCCGAATGTTTCTTAACCAAGGATTTAAAATACCTAAGTCTGATTGTTGCATGGCAGCATGAACACCGCCACAACCATAATGTCCGCAAACGACGATATGATTCACCTTTAGATGCATCACGGCATAATTGATAACTGACATCGAATTGAGGTCGGTATTCGGAATCATATTGGCAATATTGCGGTGTACAAAAACCTCTCCCGGTTGTAAACCCATTAGTTCTTCGGCTGAAACACGACTGTCTGAACAGCCAATATATAGAAATTCAGGTGATTGTCCTTTGGCTAATGTGTCAAAATAATTTTCATCTGCCAGTAGTTGTTTGGCAATCCAATTTCGGTTGTTTTCGAAAATTTGTTTGATGTCCATGAGTTTTTTTTAGTTTAAATTTATAAAGCTATACCCTGATTATAAAATGTTCTTTTTCTTGTTCTCTTCTGAAAAATACCAGCCCCCATTGAAACGTATCAATAGTGACAGCCACTTTTGGATGTTTTTTTATAATTTCCCAAGCTTCTTCCATGTCAGGCGACCAATGAATATCATCAAAAATCCAGACACTTTCATTGGTAATCGTTGGCAATAAGGCCTCAAAATAAGCTAAAGTGGCAATTTTAGAATGGTTGCCATCAAAATAGATTAGGTTTTGTGCTTTGGGTTTTGTGCTTTGAGTTTTGAAATATTCGGAAAATTCGGTTACAATAGATTTTACAGTATTGATATTCAATACTTGCAATTGATTTTTTGCAATTGCCATTGTATTTGGACAGCCTTCTAAAGTCGTAAGGGTTGCTTTTGGATTTCCCAACGAAAGCGCAACAGTTGCCAATCCTAAGGAAGTTCCAATTTCTAAAATAGAGTCCGGCTGAAAATAATTTGTGATTCGAAATAATAATTCGGCACGTTTTGGACTAATTCCAGCGGTTTTGGCAATCTTATTAATTTCTCTGGTATTGGATTTAAAAACTTTGGAACCCGCACCAAAATCAGTGACTTCAATCGTGTTTTTGTTTTCTAAAAGGGATTGGCGGTAGCTTTTTAGAATTGAATATTCCGATTTCGATTTTTTGTCATAAAAACATTTCGTCAACAAACTAAATACAAAAGGCGAATGCACCGCATGCTCATTTTTGGAGTGCCAAAGAAATTGTAGGTATGATTTTATTTGAAACAGCATAGGAATCGTTGCAATGAGAGGACGAAGATACTAAGATAATAATCGAAAGGCAAAAAGCATCAAGTAGAAAATTATAAAGTAAAGACTTCGGGCTTGATGACTTTGAAATGGATAAAACTTTAAAAAGGCTATATTTGCTCCCTTGGAATATCTACCAAGAGAAATACCTGTTTTTTATGATGGTGAATGAAGGAATAGAGAATAGTACTGCCATAACTTCGGAAGAAATTGACCGATGCATTGCTATTTTGGCACAATTGAATACAGATACAGACCAAATATTTGAGATTCCAAAAGAACAACGAACTGCTTTAATCAAAGCGGCAGGGCAGTTTTCTCGTCCGGATCGGGAGGAGTTTGCCAAAAGAAAAAAGGACGGAAAAGCAGTAGCCAAACGAAAATTAGAAAAACGAGACAGAACCGCCCGCAAGGAAACCGGAATTCGTCACGCCCGTGAAGCGAGTGTATTTGTAGCGCCAAAATTATTAGCGATGCATGATCTTGCACTCAAAGAACAATTAGAACTCGAAACGCCCAGAAACTGCTATGTCTGTAAAACCGAGTTTACCAGATTGCATCATTTTTATGATACGATGTGTACGGATTGCGGTGATTTTAATTATGCCAAACGCTTTCAAACCGCCGATGTAAAAGGACAAATCGCAGTCATTACCGGCTCTCGCCTCAAAATTGGGTATCACATTACATTAATGCTTTTGCGTGCTGGGGCAACTGTTATTGCAACGACTCGCTTCCCAGTAGATTCTGCTTTGCGGTTTGCTCAAGAGGCTGATTTTATGGATTGGGGACATCGCTTAAAAATTCACGGACTCGATTTGCGGCACATTCCCAGCGTAGAGATTTTCTGTAATTTTATAGAACAAAAATACGAGCGATTGGATATTCTGATTAATAATGCAGCACAAACAGTGCGAAGACCAGCAGGTTTTTATACGCATTTAATGGAAAACGAAGAACGCTCTATAGCATCTTTGCCCAAGCAAGCGCAAGAATTGTTGTTGGACCACACCAATTGCCTCGAAGAATTAAAAGTACTCACAACAGGCGCTTCTTCTAATCAAAATATGCCGGTGACTTGGCACGGACCGGAACCGGGAATTGGTTTAAGGGCTTCCGCCAAATTGTCCCAGATTCCGTATTCGTTTGATAATGCTTTGGTGGCACAAGAAGTTTTTCCGGAAGGAGAACTCGATGCCGATTTACAGCAAGTCGATTTGCGAAAAATAAACAGCTGGCGTTTGAAGTTGGGTCAAATAGAAACTACCGAAATGATCGAAGTACAACTGGTCAATTCCGTGGCACCTTTTGTGTTATGTAACCGTCTTTCGGAAGTGATGAAAAAGGACAATACAGGTAAAAAACACATCATCAATGTTTCGGCAATGGAAGGGAAGTTTTACCGAGATTTCAAGGAAGACCGTCATCCGCATACTAATATGGCGAAAGCCGCTCTGAATATGTTAACGCACACCGCAGCAGGAACCTTGGCCAAAGACGGAATTTTTATGAATGCTGTTGACACCGGTTGGGTAACCGATGAAGATCCTGCCGAATTAGCCAAAAGAAAACAGGAAGAAGAAGATTTTCAGCCGCCATTAGATATTGTTGATGGTGCAGCACGGGTTATGGATCCCTTGTTTGACGGTATTAATACGGGCAAACATTGGTGTGGAAAGTTCCTCAAAGATTACAATCCGATAGCTTGGTAAAAACTTCAGATTTGTAAAATAAAAAACCACAACAGAATCATTTTGTTGTGGTTTTTTTGTTTTCTGTAAGTCGGACTTGAATAGCCTAAGGATTTAATCTTTGAACGCCTTTTTCGATAACATGTTCCGATACTGCAAAGGTGTCTTTTTTGATTTTCCAGAAATTTTTGATAAACGATGCAATCTCATTTTCTAATTCCTCGTGCTCGCTTCTGAATTTATGAGAATCATATTTAAAAGGATCATCAATTAGTTCGGCCAGATGAGTCAAATGTTTAGACGTTTTCTCCAGCAGTTTGTCACAGTTTTTGACGCTTTCAGACAAATCAGACGCTATGGTCCTCATTCCGTCCAGATTTTCTTTGTTGACCAGCCAAATGAAATATTTATCAATGAGATGGTACAAAAAACGCAAATCACTTTTATAAAATTGTAAATCGGACTGCCAATGTTCTGTGAGAACATATAACTCGCGATATTCGGCAGTCCAGATAAAATCGCCTTGTGGTCTTAAACTAAAATTTATCATGATAACTAAGTATAAGATGAATAATTAGAACTTTTGTAAAATTAATTAACTGTTTGAATATCAGTTGTAATAGAAAGCGTGCTCCTGTTCTAAGTTGGGATAGAAGCTATCAAAATCTACTATAAATTTAAGGCTTTTATTTTAAAGAAAATGTTTTTTGCCTTGATTTTATATCTAATATAACCTAAAAATTTAAGTACAATGACCGAAGATTTTGGGTCGTGGACCTAAAATTTTACGTATGGCTACGTAAATTTTTAGGTTGTCAGCGTAAAATTTTACGTCATGAGGGGTAAATTTTTAGGTCTCTAAGGTAAAATTTTACGTACCATGGGGTAAAAACTTGGGTTGTTAGCGTAAAATTTTGCGTAAAACTACTTATAAATAGAGGAATAGCACTATTTGTTGCATTGTGTTTACGTACAATTAATATAAAAAAGGAGATTAAATAATAAACCCTATGAGAGTTTGAATTCTGATAGGGTTATATAATTCAGTGTTACCGCAAAAAGTGTTGAGGTTAGTAATAGAGTGGTTTATCCTTCGATTTTGGCCGAAAGTTCAAACCAGCGCTCCTCTTTCTCTTCAATTTTATTGATGATGTTTTTCAATTCGTTGGCTTTTTTCTCGATGGCTGACTCTTCAATTTTTCCGTCAGAGAATAATTGCTCGATATTTGTTTTCTGGATTTCTAAATCTTTGATTTCACGTTCAATTTTCTGATATTCTTTTTGCTCGTTGAAAGTCAGATTTCCGGTTGGATTATTTTGTTTCCAATCTTTCTTATCCGCTTTATTTTCTTCTTTTTGCGCTACATCGGCGCTGTCTTCATAAGCTCTGAAATCAGAATAATTCCCAGGGAAATCTTCAATCACACCATCA
This region of Flavobacterium lacustre genomic DNA includes:
- a CDS encoding O-methyltransferase, producing the protein MLFQIKSYLQFLWHSKNEHAVHSPFVFSLLTKCFYDKKSKSEYSILKSYRQSLLENKNTIEVTDFGAGSKVFKSNTREINKIAKTAGISPKRAELLFRITNYFQPDSILEIGTSLGLATVALSLGNPKATLTTLEGCPNTMAIAKNQLQVLNINTVKSIVTEFSEYFKTQSTKPKAQNLIYFDGNHSKIATLAYFEALLPTITNESVWIFDDIHWSPDMEEAWEIIKKHPKVAVTIDTFQWGLVFFRREQEKEHFIIRV
- a CDS encoding SDR family NAD(P)-dependent oxidoreductase — protein: MVNEGIENSTAITSEEIDRCIAILAQLNTDTDQIFEIPKEQRTALIKAAGQFSRPDREEFAKRKKDGKAVAKRKLEKRDRTARKETGIRHAREASVFVAPKLLAMHDLALKEQLELETPRNCYVCKTEFTRLHHFYDTMCTDCGDFNYAKRFQTADVKGQIAVITGSRLKIGYHITLMLLRAGATVIATTRFPVDSALRFAQEADFMDWGHRLKIHGLDLRHIPSVEIFCNFIEQKYERLDILINNAAQTVRRPAGFYTHLMENEERSIASLPKQAQELLLDHTNCLEELKVLTTGASSNQNMPVTWHGPEPGIGLRASAKLSQIPYSFDNALVAQEVFPEGELDADLQQVDLRKINSWRLKLGQIETTEMIEVQLVNSVAPFVLCNRLSEVMKKDNTGKKHIINVSAMEGKFYRDFKEDRHPHTNMAKAALNMLTHTAAGTLAKDGIFMNAVDTGWVTDEDPAELAKRKQEEEDFQPPLDIVDGAARVMDPLFDGINTGKHWCGKFLKDYNPIAW
- a CDS encoding carbonic anhydrase — encoded protein: MDIKQIFENNRNWIAKQLLADENYFDTLAKGQSPEFLYIGCSDSRVSAEELMGLQPGEVFVHRNIANMIPNTDLNSMSVINYAVMHLKVNHIVVCGHYGCGGVHAAMQQSDLGILNPWLRNIRDVYRIHRKELDSISDEGEKYKRLVELNVQEQCINVIKTAEVQKANTERNLKVYGWIFDIHTGKLVDLKIDFDEILKDITKIYKITN